From the genome of Danio rerio strain Tuebingen ecotype United States chromosome 2, GRCz12tu, whole genome shotgun sequence, one region includes:
- the xirp1 gene encoding xin actin-binding repeat-containing protein 1 isoform X3, translated as MSFTLRRSQSLKSLSAGHSSWIWDRKTPVSQLVQRYESCVDLTDAGREDSWSKPSGLRRSNHEESKVENLWRRYESLSGANAALSRSISMDMLPPPDLMSTNTATGMFESKSSPRPQLAAQTKNSSMWREKSYSGATAVTSTSKHKAHQEKSSEPIKRRTVSGVSGYISRCRSSTELNDDKRHLKKDWRESASYPEYKQKYTSSPITSVKDRSALYLLKVAAADSSGSIEQQGSVVHERFNSSGTTKKGSKMAEVAKQKKATEAVCGDEDFPPPPPPLPRPQVLESLQKDLSQNFLPVPPPKETFSEIYQQRQKSELKRLFKHIHPELKMTVDDVVDDELIDAINPQAADAAYQGEVQSMRWIFENWTLDNIGDPHETKKLLCEENPQGGDVKGKSSLFEHSTFDSQHAAGAERAGVVRGDVRTATWLFETQPLDSISKSKIEDEEIVEVVLKEPVQKGDVTGARRLFETKPLDSLGRCCSVEDQHFLTLKSELQENKGDVKKTVKLFQADPCCALRDSNGKIHEIKSICREEIMSSDFKTARWLFETQPLDHINEGAHVQIIRGISLEEAQRGGVDKKKWMFETQPLDAIHEGVVEEQKFQGTAVEGFSGAADVHNKLQLFENQPLSSLKGDSEGDVLEKEAIVGGNVGSTLWLFETQPMDTLKDSYEVGRLQKVMVSSDEKGEVQDKRMQFEKSTAGKTAGDSGNKVQNDEKGDVKTFKSLFETLPLNVSEKAQSQIHDITSGDVKGHCSLFETTPLYAIKDCAGKFHEVTTVSREECIKGNVQNYKWMFETRPLDQFEEGSGKVELIKGITRQEDMTDDTRTAKWMFETQPLDCMSLNSRTDVDSTQKEFKKSNVKTCKWLFETKPMDMLYEKSEGKQDVEPVPKADVKSHTWLFETQPLDNIKDKENLGLKLCSTVQEDVKSDVNVKTVKHLFETEPLDRITDQADSGQNVRCVSQVDMQSGDVSRVKEIFESKSLGTESSKWSEEQKNEIQSGSVHKFTWLFENQPIGDINEKEERIVSCDVEAGDVGGKKFIFETLSLDKIKDKDELLEHPSMIIEKPLSSSVNVKSNTMLFESQPLYAIRDKDGQFHEVTTVMKEEVMRGDVRGARWMFETKPLDTIQADKEIYVIRAVTQEDVHKGDVKSARWKFETQPLDSFTPHEGPSVRVVEDIGNEKCVQQSRQLFETEQASQKKFVRMVSVTDVQQGDVRTSTWLFENQPIDTLKGEPDEQNNLTAVHREDNTKGDVKRCTWLFESQSLDKIKDNKPTEELVSSREEIPKADVKSTTWLFETTPLDKITVESVTDILYRLCHNSFIHSSGIIIQANDYKYVNMAKYQIMKDEGPKVLKEEVVEGNIRNLMLQLLFKPNIKPMVVLLKEDEQGKMHSTVLEIPFQQPGSATNPEAECKTQEAVKIIENLLVQQKEIKTGLVMQESEGGQPEMTVYSLHCESSLTESQTITRGDVKSTIGNLLATVHSQQTKQSCRMEEIERGNVNLYKSCIEKGDLKSLQRELSEEDLVTSCRDQIEIVQGDVKEAMRHLSQQREQVERTILDVVPGDVKNVKKVFSDVCTDLSIGNCVPREEIVRGDILSAKQQLGEAVKQQVMVQKEEIVSGDIKATLESLERAKQQSMQVEREVIKPGTIYDLNVEAEEMCSEENESKLVKEEIIPGDIKAAKRSLERAKNQSMKVEREPITPGKLYNLNETSQCQSSTTVEQSTTSTYSNHRITTTFRK; from the exons ATGAGCTTCACCTTGAGAAGAAGTCAGTCCCTCAAGAGTCTCTCTGCGGGTCACAGTTCGTGGATTTGGGACAGAAAAACACCTGTTTCTCAGCTTGTCCAAAG GTATGAAAGCTGTGTGGATCTCACCGATGCTGGCAGAGAAGACTCCTGGTCCAAG CCATCAGGCCTGAGAAGATCAAACCATGAAGAGAGTAAAGTGGAAAACCTCTGGAGAAGATACGAGTCCCTCAGTGGGGCCAACGCCGCTTTATCAAGGAGCATCTCGATGGACATGCTGCCGCCGCCAGACCTGATGAGCACAAACACAGCAACGGGCATGTTTGAGTCAAAGAGCAGCCCTCGTCCCCAGCTCGCAGCGCAGACCAAAAACAGCTCCATGTGGAGGGAGAAGAGCTATTCTGGTGCCACTGCGGTCACCAGCACCAGTAAGCACAAGGCTCATCAG GAAAAATCCTCAGAGCCAATAAAGAGGAGGACAGTCAGTGGGGTTTCTGGATACATCAGCAGATGCAGATCCTCCACTGAACTCAATg ATGACAAGAGACATCTCAAGAAAGACTGGAGAGAATCTGCCTCTTATCCAGAATACAAACAGAAGTACACATCTTCTCCCATCACCAGTGTGAAAGACAGATCTGCCCTTTACCTCTTAAAGGTCGCAGCTGCAGACTCTTCAGGATCCATCGAGCAGCAA GGCAGTGTGGTCCACGAGCGATTCAACTCAAGTGGAACGACAAAAAAAGGAAGCAAG ATGGCAGAAGTAGCCAAACAGAAAAAAGCTACAGAAGCAGTCTGTGGAGATGAGGATTTCCCTCCACCTCCACCTCCTCTTCCAAGACCTCAGGTTCTGGAGTCACTTCAAAAAGATCTAAGCCAGAACTTCCTCCCCGTACCACCTCCAAAAGAAACCTTCTCAGAGATCTACCAACAACGACAAAAAAGTGAACTGAAGCGCCTTTTTAAACACATCCACCCTGAACTGAAGATGACTGTTGATGACGTTGTAGATGACGAACTAATTGATGCAATAAATCCTCAAGCAGCAGATGCAGCATATCAGGGAGAAGTCCAATCCATGCGGTGGATCTTTGAGAACTGGACTCTTGATAATATTGGAGACCCACATGAAACTAAAAAACTACTCTGTGAGGAAAATCCTCAAGGTGGGGATGTGAAGGGCAAATCCTCTTTGTTTGAGCATTCAACATTCGACAGTCAGCATGCAGCAGGTGCCGAGAGAGCAGGTGTAGTCAGAGGAGATGTTCGCACAGCCACCTGGTTGTTTGAAACACAGCCTCTAGATTCAATCAGCAAGTCAAAGATAGAGGATGAGGAAATTGTGGAGGTCGTCTTGAAGGAACCTGTTCAGAAGGGTGATGTGACCGGCGCACGTCGTCTGTTTGAAACCAAACCACTGGATTCTTTAGGTCGCTGCTGCTCTGTCGAAGACCAACATTTCCTAACATTAAAATCAGAACTCCAAGAGAACAAAGGAGATGtgaagaaaacagtcaaacttttTCAAGCAGATCCCTGTTGTGCGCTTAGGGATAGCAATGGTAAAATCCATGAAATCAAATCAATCTGCAGAGAAGAAATCATGAGCAGTGACTTTAAAACTGCACGTTGGCTTTTTGAAACTCAACCCTTAGATCACATTAATGAAGGAGCTCATGTTCAGATAATTCGAGGGATATCTCTTGAAGAAGCTCAGAGAGGCGGTGTTGATAAGAAAAAGTGGATGTTTGAGACGCAGCCGCTTGATGCAATTCACGAAGGTGTTGTGGAAGAGCAAAAGTTTCAAGGAACAGCAGTGGAGGGTTTCTCTGGAGCAGCAGATGTTCATAACAAACTACAGCTGTTTGAAAACCAGCCCCTGTCATCCCTTAAAGGAGATTCTGAGGGTGACGTTTTAGAGAAGGAGGCAATTGTTGGAGGAAATGTTGGATCCACCCTATGGCTTTTTGAGACTCAGCCCATGGACACTCTGAAAGATAGCTACGAGGTGGGACGTCTCCAGAAGGTTATGGTATCAAGTGATGAAAAAGGAGAAGTTCAAGACAAAAGGATGCAGTTTGAGAAGTCCACTGCTGGTAAAACAGCAGGTGACAGTGGAAACAAAGTTCAAAATGATGAGAAAGGAGATGTGAAAACTTTCAAAAGCCTTTTTGAGACATTACCTCTTAATGTTTCCGAGAAAGCACAAAGTCAAATTCATGACATTACATCTGGGGATGTCAAAGGCCACTGCTCACTGTTCGAAACAACACCACTGTATGCGATTAAAGACTGTGCTGGAAAATTCCACGAAGTTACCACTGTCAGTAGAGAAGAATGCATTAAAGGCAATGTACAGAATTACAAATGGATGTTTGAGACGAGACCCTTAGACCAATTTGAAGAAGGTAGCGGAAAAGTAGAACTCATCAAGGGCATTACAAGGCAAGAAGACATGACAGATGACACGAGGACAGCCAAATGGATGTTTGAAACACAGCCTTTGGATTGCATGAGTTTAAATAGTAGGACAGATGTAGACTCGACACAGAAAGAATTTAAAAAGAGTAATGTGAAAACATGCAAATGGCTGTTTGAGACAAAACCAATGGACATGTTGTATGAAAAATCAGAAGGGAAGCAGGATGTAGAACCAGTACCGAAAGCTGATGTGAAGTCACACACTTGGCTTTTTGAAACACAACCACTGGATAACATTAAAGACAAGGAGAACCTTGGTTTGAAACTGTGCAGCACTGTGCAGGAAGACGTAAAGAGTGATGTGAATGTGAAGACAGTGAAACACCTGTTTGAAACTGAGCCTTTAGACAGAATCACAGATCAAGCCGATTCTGGCCAAAACGTAAGGTGTGTCAGCCAGGTGGATATGCAGTCTGGAGATGTTTCACGTGTCAAGGAAATCTTTGAATCTAAATCGCTAGGAACTGAGTCTTCCAAATGGTCTGAGGAGCAGaaaaatgaaattcagtcaggATCTGTCCACAAATTCACTTGGTTATTTGAGAATCAGCCTATTGGTGACATTAACGAGAAAGAGGAGAGAATAGTGTCATGCGATGTTGAGGCTGGGGATGTTGGAGGCAAGAAGTTTATTTTTGAAACCCTCTCTCTGGATAAGATTAAAGACAAAGATGAACTACTTGAGCATCCGTCAATGATTATAGAGAAGCCTTTGAGCAGTAGTGTTAATGTGAAATCCAACACAATGCTTTTTGAATCCCAGCCATTGTATGCTATAAGAGACAAGGATGGGCAGTTTCATGAAGTTACCACTGTAATGAAGGAGGAAGTCATGAGAGGAGATGTCAGGGGTGCAAGATGGATGTTTGAAACCAAGCCACTGGATACTATTCAAGCAGACAAGGAAATCTACGTCATCCGTGCAGTTACGCAGGAGGACGTGCACAAAGGAGATGTGAAATCTGCGCGATGGAAGTTTGAGACTCAGCCTCTTGACTCATTTACACCTCACGAAGGGCCCTCTGTGCGTGTTGTTGAAGATATAGGCAATGAAAAGTGTGTGCAACAAAGCAGGCAGCTTTTTGAGACAGAGCAAGCATCCCAAAAGAAGTTTGTGCGAATGGTGAGCGTTACAGATGTTCAACAAGGTGATGTACGTACCTCAACCTGGCTTTTTGAGAATCAGCCTATTGATACTCTAAAAGGTGAACCAGATGAGCAGAACAACTTGACAGCTGTACATAGAGAAGATAACACTAAGGGAGATGTGAAACGCTGCACTTGGTTGTTTGAATCACAGTCCTTAGATAAAATAAAGGACAATAAGCCAACTGAAGAGTTGGTTTCATCAAGGGAAGAAATTCCCAAAGCTGATGTCAAAAGTACAACCTGGTTATTTGAGACCACACCACTTGACAAAATCACTGTTGAAAGTGTGACAGACATACTATACAGACTTTGTCataattccttcattcattccagCGGAATCATCATCCAAGCAAATGATTACAAGTATGTAAACATGGCAAAATATCAGATTATGAAGGATGAGGGGCCCAAAGTCCTAAAGGAAGAAGTTGTTGAAGGAAACATCAGGAACCTAATGTTGCAGTTACTGTTCAAACCCAATATTAAACCTATGGTTGTCCTCCTTAAAGAAGACGAACAAGGCAAGATGCACAGTACAGTACTTGAAATCCCATTTCAACAGCCAGGATCTGCAACCAACCCTGAGGCGGAATGCAAGACCCAAGAAGCAGTTAAAATTATTGAGAACTTGCTGGTTCAACAAAAGGAAATCAAGACAGGTTTGGTCATGCAAGAATCTGAAGGTGGGCAGCCAGAAATGACAGTATATTCCCTTCACTGTGAAAGCAGCTTAACTGAGTCGCAAACCATCACGCGAGGAGACGTCAAGTCCACCATTGGCAACCTCCTTGCCACAGTCCACAGCCAGCAGACTAAGCAGTCTTGCAGAATGGAAGAAATCGAGAGGGGGAATGTTAATTTGTATAAAAGCTGCATTGAAAAAGGCGACCTTAAGAGTCTACAGCGAGAACTTTCTGAAGAAGATTTGGTCACGTCTTGTAGAGACCAAATCGAAATTGTTCAAGGTGATGTAAAGGAAGCGATGCGACACCTAAGTCAACAAAGAGAACAAGTTGAAAGAACAATCTTGGATGTTGTACCAGGAGATGTGAAAAATGTCAAAAAGGTTTTCTCTGATGTCTGCACAGACCTGAGCATTGGAAACTGTGTGCCAAGAGAGGAGATAGTCCGAGGTGACATTTTGTCAGCCAAACAGCAACTTGGTGAGGCAGTTAAACAGCAAGTCATGGTCCAGAAGGAGGAAATTGTTTCTGGAGACATTAAGGCAACACTTGAATCCTTGGAGCGAGCTAAACAACAAAGCATGCAGGTGGAGCGTGAAGTCATAAAACCAGGCACCATTTATGATCTGAATGTAGAGGCAGAAGAAATGTGCTCagaagaaaatgaaagtaaattagTTAAAGAGGAAATCATTCCTGGGGATATTAAGGCTGCCAAAAGATCCCTTGAGAGGGCAAAGAATCAAAGCATGAAGGTAGAACGAGAACCAATCACACCTGGAAAGCTATATAACCTGAATGAAACATCTCAGTGCCAAAGCAGCACAACAGTGGAGCAGTCTACAACATCCACCTACAGTAACCACCGGATTACTACAACATTTCGAAAG TGA
- the xirp1 gene encoding xin actin-binding repeat-containing protein 1 isoform X4 — protein sequence MAEVAKQKKATEAVCGDEDFPPPPPPLPRPQVLESLQKDLSQNFLPVPPPKETFSEIYQQRQKSELKRLFKHIHPELKMTVDDVVDDELIDAINPQAADAAYQGEVQSMRWIFENWTLDNIGDPHETKKLLCEENPQGGDVKGKSSLFEHSTFDSQHAAGAERAGVVRGDVRTATWLFETQPLDSISKSKIEDEEIVEVVLKEPVQKGDVTGARRLFETKPLDSLGRCCSVEDQHFLTLKSELQENKGDVKKTVKLFQADPCCALRDSNGKIHEIKSICREEIMSSDFKTARWLFETQPLDHINEGAHVQIIRGISLEEAQRGGVDKKKWMFETQPLDAIHEGVVEEQKFQGTAVEGFSGAADVHNKLQLFENQPLSSLKGDSEGDVLEKEAIVGGNVGSTLWLFETQPMDTLKDSYEVGRLQKVMVSSDEKGEVQDKRMQFEKSTAGKTAGDSGNKVQNDEKGDVKTFKSLFETLPLNVSEKAQSQIHDITSGDVKGHCSLFETTPLYAIKDCAGKFHEVTTVSREECIKGNVQNYKWMFETRPLDQFEEGSGKVELIKGITRQEDMTDDTRTAKWMFETQPLDCMSLNSRTDVDSTQKEFKKSNVKTCKWLFETKPMDMLYEKSEGKQDVEPVPKADVKSHTWLFETQPLDNIKDKENLGLKLCSTVQEDVKSDVNVKTVKHLFETEPLDRITDQADSGQNVRCVSQVDMQSGDVSRVKEIFESKSLGTESSKWSEEQKNEIQSGSVHKFTWLFENQPIGDINEKEERIVSCDVEAGDVGGKKFIFETLSLDKIKDKDELLEHPSMIIEKPLSSSVNVKSNTMLFESQPLYAIRDKDGQFHEVTTVMKEEVMRGDVRGARWMFETKPLDTIQADKEIYVIRAVTQEDVHKGDVKSARWKFETQPLDSFTPHEGPSVRVVEDIGNEKCVQQSRQLFETEQASQKKFVRMVSVTDVQQGDVRTSTWLFENQPIDTLKGEPDEQNNLTAVHREDNTKGDVKRCTWLFESQSLDKIKDNKPTEELVSSREEIPKADVKSTTWLFETTPLDKITVESVTDILYRLCHNSFIHSSGIIIQANDYKYVNMAKYQIMKDEGPKVLKEEVVEGNIRNLMLQLLFKPNIKPMVVLLKEDEQGKMHSTVLEIPFQQPGSATNPEAECKTQEAVKIIENLLVQQKEIKTGLVMQESEGGQPEMTVYSLHCESSLTESQTITRGDVKSTIGNLLATVHSQQTKQSCRMEEIERGNVNLYKSCIEKGDLKSLQRELSEEDLVTSCRDQIEIVQGDVKEAMRHLSQQREQVERTILDVVPGDVKNVKKVFSDVCTDLSIGNCVPREEIVRGDILSAKQQLGEAVKQQVMVQKEEIVSGDIKATLESLERAKQQSMQVEREVIKPGTIYDLNVEAEEMCSEENESKLVKEEIIPGDIKAAKRSLERAKNQSMKVEREPITPGKLYNLNETSQCQSSTTVEQSTTSTYSNHRITTTFRK from the exons ATGGCAGAAGTAGCCAAACAGAAAAAAGCTACAGAAGCAGTCTGTGGAGATGAGGATTTCCCTCCACCTCCACCTCCTCTTCCAAGACCTCAGGTTCTGGAGTCACTTCAAAAAGATCTAAGCCAGAACTTCCTCCCCGTACCACCTCCAAAAGAAACCTTCTCAGAGATCTACCAACAACGACAAAAAAGTGAACTGAAGCGCCTTTTTAAACACATCCACCCTGAACTGAAGATGACTGTTGATGACGTTGTAGATGACGAACTAATTGATGCAATAAATCCTCAAGCAGCAGATGCAGCATATCAGGGAGAAGTCCAATCCATGCGGTGGATCTTTGAGAACTGGACTCTTGATAATATTGGAGACCCACATGAAACTAAAAAACTACTCTGTGAGGAAAATCCTCAAGGTGGGGATGTGAAGGGCAAATCCTCTTTGTTTGAGCATTCAACATTCGACAGTCAGCATGCAGCAGGTGCCGAGAGAGCAGGTGTAGTCAGAGGAGATGTTCGCACAGCCACCTGGTTGTTTGAAACACAGCCTCTAGATTCAATCAGCAAGTCAAAGATAGAGGATGAGGAAATTGTGGAGGTCGTCTTGAAGGAACCTGTTCAGAAGGGTGATGTGACCGGCGCACGTCGTCTGTTTGAAACCAAACCACTGGATTCTTTAGGTCGCTGCTGCTCTGTCGAAGACCAACATTTCCTAACATTAAAATCAGAACTCCAAGAGAACAAAGGAGATGtgaagaaaacagtcaaacttttTCAAGCAGATCCCTGTTGTGCGCTTAGGGATAGCAATGGTAAAATCCATGAAATCAAATCAATCTGCAGAGAAGAAATCATGAGCAGTGACTTTAAAACTGCACGTTGGCTTTTTGAAACTCAACCCTTAGATCACATTAATGAAGGAGCTCATGTTCAGATAATTCGAGGGATATCTCTTGAAGAAGCTCAGAGAGGCGGTGTTGATAAGAAAAAGTGGATGTTTGAGACGCAGCCGCTTGATGCAATTCACGAAGGTGTTGTGGAAGAGCAAAAGTTTCAAGGAACAGCAGTGGAGGGTTTCTCTGGAGCAGCAGATGTTCATAACAAACTACAGCTGTTTGAAAACCAGCCCCTGTCATCCCTTAAAGGAGATTCTGAGGGTGACGTTTTAGAGAAGGAGGCAATTGTTGGAGGAAATGTTGGATCCACCCTATGGCTTTTTGAGACTCAGCCCATGGACACTCTGAAAGATAGCTACGAGGTGGGACGTCTCCAGAAGGTTATGGTATCAAGTGATGAAAAAGGAGAAGTTCAAGACAAAAGGATGCAGTTTGAGAAGTCCACTGCTGGTAAAACAGCAGGTGACAGTGGAAACAAAGTTCAAAATGATGAGAAAGGAGATGTGAAAACTTTCAAAAGCCTTTTTGAGACATTACCTCTTAATGTTTCCGAGAAAGCACAAAGTCAAATTCATGACATTACATCTGGGGATGTCAAAGGCCACTGCTCACTGTTCGAAACAACACCACTGTATGCGATTAAAGACTGTGCTGGAAAATTCCACGAAGTTACCACTGTCAGTAGAGAAGAATGCATTAAAGGCAATGTACAGAATTACAAATGGATGTTTGAGACGAGACCCTTAGACCAATTTGAAGAAGGTAGCGGAAAAGTAGAACTCATCAAGGGCATTACAAGGCAAGAAGACATGACAGATGACACGAGGACAGCCAAATGGATGTTTGAAACACAGCCTTTGGATTGCATGAGTTTAAATAGTAGGACAGATGTAGACTCGACACAGAAAGAATTTAAAAAGAGTAATGTGAAAACATGCAAATGGCTGTTTGAGACAAAACCAATGGACATGTTGTATGAAAAATCAGAAGGGAAGCAGGATGTAGAACCAGTACCGAAAGCTGATGTGAAGTCACACACTTGGCTTTTTGAAACACAACCACTGGATAACATTAAAGACAAGGAGAACCTTGGTTTGAAACTGTGCAGCACTGTGCAGGAAGACGTAAAGAGTGATGTGAATGTGAAGACAGTGAAACACCTGTTTGAAACTGAGCCTTTAGACAGAATCACAGATCAAGCCGATTCTGGCCAAAACGTAAGGTGTGTCAGCCAGGTGGATATGCAGTCTGGAGATGTTTCACGTGTCAAGGAAATCTTTGAATCTAAATCGCTAGGAACTGAGTCTTCCAAATGGTCTGAGGAGCAGaaaaatgaaattcagtcaggATCTGTCCACAAATTCACTTGGTTATTTGAGAATCAGCCTATTGGTGACATTAACGAGAAAGAGGAGAGAATAGTGTCATGCGATGTTGAGGCTGGGGATGTTGGAGGCAAGAAGTTTATTTTTGAAACCCTCTCTCTGGATAAGATTAAAGACAAAGATGAACTACTTGAGCATCCGTCAATGATTATAGAGAAGCCTTTGAGCAGTAGTGTTAATGTGAAATCCAACACAATGCTTTTTGAATCCCAGCCATTGTATGCTATAAGAGACAAGGATGGGCAGTTTCATGAAGTTACCACTGTAATGAAGGAGGAAGTCATGAGAGGAGATGTCAGGGGTGCAAGATGGATGTTTGAAACCAAGCCACTGGATACTATTCAAGCAGACAAGGAAATCTACGTCATCCGTGCAGTTACGCAGGAGGACGTGCACAAAGGAGATGTGAAATCTGCGCGATGGAAGTTTGAGACTCAGCCTCTTGACTCATTTACACCTCACGAAGGGCCCTCTGTGCGTGTTGTTGAAGATATAGGCAATGAAAAGTGTGTGCAACAAAGCAGGCAGCTTTTTGAGACAGAGCAAGCATCCCAAAAGAAGTTTGTGCGAATGGTGAGCGTTACAGATGTTCAACAAGGTGATGTACGTACCTCAACCTGGCTTTTTGAGAATCAGCCTATTGATACTCTAAAAGGTGAACCAGATGAGCAGAACAACTTGACAGCTGTACATAGAGAAGATAACACTAAGGGAGATGTGAAACGCTGCACTTGGTTGTTTGAATCACAGTCCTTAGATAAAATAAAGGACAATAAGCCAACTGAAGAGTTGGTTTCATCAAGGGAAGAAATTCCCAAAGCTGATGTCAAAAGTACAACCTGGTTATTTGAGACCACACCACTTGACAAAATCACTGTTGAAAGTGTGACAGACATACTATACAGACTTTGTCataattccttcattcattccagCGGAATCATCATCCAAGCAAATGATTACAAGTATGTAAACATGGCAAAATATCAGATTATGAAGGATGAGGGGCCCAAAGTCCTAAAGGAAGAAGTTGTTGAAGGAAACATCAGGAACCTAATGTTGCAGTTACTGTTCAAACCCAATATTAAACCTATGGTTGTCCTCCTTAAAGAAGACGAACAAGGCAAGATGCACAGTACAGTACTTGAAATCCCATTTCAACAGCCAGGATCTGCAACCAACCCTGAGGCGGAATGCAAGACCCAAGAAGCAGTTAAAATTATTGAGAACTTGCTGGTTCAACAAAAGGAAATCAAGACAGGTTTGGTCATGCAAGAATCTGAAGGTGGGCAGCCAGAAATGACAGTATATTCCCTTCACTGTGAAAGCAGCTTAACTGAGTCGCAAACCATCACGCGAGGAGACGTCAAGTCCACCATTGGCAACCTCCTTGCCACAGTCCACAGCCAGCAGACTAAGCAGTCTTGCAGAATGGAAGAAATCGAGAGGGGGAATGTTAATTTGTATAAAAGCTGCATTGAAAAAGGCGACCTTAAGAGTCTACAGCGAGAACTTTCTGAAGAAGATTTGGTCACGTCTTGTAGAGACCAAATCGAAATTGTTCAAGGTGATGTAAAGGAAGCGATGCGACACCTAAGTCAACAAAGAGAACAAGTTGAAAGAACAATCTTGGATGTTGTACCAGGAGATGTGAAAAATGTCAAAAAGGTTTTCTCTGATGTCTGCACAGACCTGAGCATTGGAAACTGTGTGCCAAGAGAGGAGATAGTCCGAGGTGACATTTTGTCAGCCAAACAGCAACTTGGTGAGGCAGTTAAACAGCAAGTCATGGTCCAGAAGGAGGAAATTGTTTCTGGAGACATTAAGGCAACACTTGAATCCTTGGAGCGAGCTAAACAACAAAGCATGCAGGTGGAGCGTGAAGTCATAAAACCAGGCACCATTTATGATCTGAATGTAGAGGCAGAAGAAATGTGCTCagaagaaaatgaaagtaaattagTTAAAGAGGAAATCATTCCTGGGGATATTAAGGCTGCCAAAAGATCCCTTGAGAGGGCAAAGAATCAAAGCATGAAGGTAGAACGAGAACCAATCACACCTGGAAAGCTATATAACCTGAATGAAACATCTCAGTGCCAAAGCAGCACAACAGTGGAGCAGTCTACAACATCCACCTACAGTAACCACCGGATTACTACAACATTTCGAAAG TGA